In Desulfomonile tiedjei DSM 6799, a genomic segment contains:
- a CDS encoding DRTGG domain-containing protein, translated as MKIREIVQILSGRIILENHELAEDIPRGGAADLMSDVLAFGCEGMVLMTGLTNPQVVRTAEMAGISLIVFVRDKTPPMETIDLARDSGMTLISTGYTMYEACGRLYQAGLPGLGRVKIQDNSW; from the coding sequence ATGAAAATCCGTGAGATAGTTCAAATACTGTCCGGGCGGATTATTCTGGAGAATCACGAACTGGCGGAAGACATTCCTCGAGGCGGGGCTGCGGATCTGATGAGTGATGTATTGGCCTTCGGCTGCGAAGGTATGGTTCTTATGACGGGTCTCACCAATCCGCAGGTCGTCCGAACGGCCGAAATGGCAGGAATCAGTCTCATTGTTTTTGTCCGCGATAAAACACCCCCCATGGAAACTATAGATCTGGCACGAGACTCAGGAATGACCCTCATTTCAACCGGCTATACAATGTACGAGGCGTGCGGGAGACTGTACCAGGCGGGATTGCCCGGCCTGGGGAGAGTCAAAATTCAGGACAACTCCTGGTAA
- a CDS encoding CBS domain-containing protein — MSSDVIVLRPDMPMLEAKEEMRTKRITGAPVMDGDRIVGIISMSDLIDAMENGRMDTRVIDNMTRIVKTVLKDAPVTEAINQLGRKGHSRLPVTDQDGKLVGIVTTGTIIRALLHEMDVSFQKKEAERLHTYRASHIFEDIVSDDTSLVLRYVVDDKDFSNAGKASSMIKRSLQRLGVDPALVRRVAVAVYEAEMNLVIHTDVGGEIVAEIRKDRLLISAVDHGPGIEDLTRVLQPGYSTAPEWIRDMGFGAGMGLANIKRCSDMMKLMSEPGGGTRLDIHFVFGKNDKSLQGG; from the coding sequence ATGTCGTCCGATGTAATCGTTCTGCGCCCGGATATGCCCATGCTCGAAGCGAAAGAGGAGATGCGAACGAAGCGGATCACCGGCGCGCCCGTAATGGATGGAGACCGCATTGTCGGAATCATCAGCATGTCGGACCTGATCGATGCCATGGAAAACGGTCGCATGGATACGCGCGTTATCGACAATATGACCCGCATCGTTAAGACCGTGCTGAAAGATGCCCCTGTCACGGAAGCTATAAATCAGCTAGGCCGCAAAGGACACAGTCGCCTCCCCGTAACGGATCAGGACGGCAAACTTGTCGGAATTGTTACAACAGGAACCATTATCCGAGCGCTTCTCCATGAAATGGACGTCAGTTTTCAGAAGAAAGAAGCCGAAAGACTCCACACATATCGCGCCAGTCATATTTTCGAGGACATTGTGTCGGACGATACAAGCCTGGTGCTCCGGTACGTCGTCGACGACAAGGACTTCTCGAATGCAGGGAAAGCTTCAAGTATGATCAAGCGATCCCTCCAGAGACTCGGAGTTGATCCCGCGCTCGTGCGCAGAGTGGCCGTAGCTGTGTACGAGGCTGAGATGAACTTGGTAATTCATACGGACGTCGGTGGAGAAATTGTCGCCGAAATTCGAAAAGATAGGCTGTTGATATCTGCAGTAGACCACGGCCCTGGAATAGAAGACCTCACCCGTGTGCTTCAGCCTGGATACTCCACCGCGCCGGAATGGATTCGGGACATGGGTTTCGGAGCCGGAATGGGGCTCGCAAACATCAAGAGATGCTCGGACATGATGAAGCTGATGTCCGAGCCGGGTGGGGGTACGAGACTTGACATTCATTTCGTTTTCGGCAAGAATGACAAAAGTTTACAGGGTGGGTAG
- a CDS encoding NADH-quinone oxidoreductase subunit A, whose translation MLNSYLPVLVILLVSAFIGLAIIVLSTVLARRTPTRIKLMPYECGMDPIGSARRRFSVRFFIMGMLFIVFDIELIFMFPWAALYDKLMFFGFVEMLVFVLVLMVGLVYVWKKGALEWE comes from the coding sequence ATGTTAAACAGTTATCTTCCCGTCCTAGTGATTCTTCTGGTCTCAGCCTTCATCGGTTTGGCTATTATAGTTCTCTCCACGGTATTGGCCCGAAGAACCCCTACTCGCATCAAGCTCATGCCGTATGAATGCGGAATGGACCCCATTGGGAGTGCGCGACGCCGCTTCTCTGTGCGGTTCTTCATCATGGGCATGCTTTTTATCGTGTTCGACATCGAGTTGATCTTCATGTTTCCGTGGGCAGCCCTTTACGACAAGCTGATGTTTTTCGGCTTTGTTGAAATGCTCGTTTTTGTGCTGGTTCTCATGGTAGGTCTCGTGTACGTGTGGAAAAAAGGTGCTTTGGAATGGGAATAG
- a CDS encoding NADH-quinone oxidoreductase subunit B, whose product MGIESHLNDTVHVTNLEWFVNWARKSSMWPLGFGLACCALEMIAAFVSRYDLARFGMEVARPSPRHADLMIVSGTCSKKMLPAVLRIYEQMADPKWVVAMGACACTGGIYKNYSVVQGIDRYLPVDVYIPGCPPRPESLLDGILQLHAKVMKEQSLNNPREFKIKAVRS is encoded by the coding sequence ATGGGAATAGAAAGTCATTTGAACGATACGGTTCATGTTACTAACCTTGAATGGTTCGTGAATTGGGCTCGCAAATCATCAATGTGGCCGCTGGGCTTCGGATTGGCCTGTTGTGCTCTGGAGATGATAGCCGCATTCGTCAGCAGGTACGATCTTGCACGTTTCGGCATGGAAGTGGCCCGGCCTTCACCACGTCATGCGGATTTAATGATCGTTTCGGGCACATGTTCGAAGAAAATGCTGCCGGCAGTTTTGCGTATTTACGAGCAAATGGCCGATCCCAAATGGGTCGTGGCAATGGGCGCGTGTGCGTGCACCGGTGGAATTTATAAGAACTACTCGGTAGTACAAGGAATCGACCGCTACTTGCCCGTGGATGTGTACATTCCCGGATGTCCGCCGAGGCCTGAATCCCTGTTGGACGGCATACTGCAGCTCCATGCAAAAGTCATGAAGGAACAGTCGCTCAACAATCCCAGGGAATTCAAGATCAAGGCGGTTCGATCATGA